ctcgcaCTCCAGAACTAATCACAGATGGGCGCGTTACACGATGGACACTTGAACCTCGTGAGGGCGAGTGTGAACCGTCATCCATTGACGGTCATGTCGCTGTTCGTAAACCCAACCCAGTTTGCGCCTCACGAGGATCTGAATGCTTATCCACGCACGTTTGAGAGTGACATGGATAAGTTGCGCGGGTTGTTGCGCCAGGGACCAGCCGCTGTTATTCACGGGTTGGGTATTAGCGAGTACGACCGCCGACTGCCCAAGCAGAACCCCGGCCCGCCGCAGGGCGAGAGcccgctcgtcgtcttTGCCCCGACAGTCGATACCATGTACCCTCTCCGTGGCGAGCTGCAGAACTTGACTGAGCACAAGGGTGCGACAATCCACGTTAAAGGATGGGGCGACGTCATGGAGGGCGCATCACGCCGTGGGTTTCTTGAAGAATTCGGGAATGCTGACCTGTAGCCCAGTTCTTCACCGGCGTCTCAACAGTGTGCACCAAGCTGTTCAACGCTGTCGAGCCGGATCACGCCTACTTTGGCCAAAAGGATATCCAGCAGGCTCTGCTGCTCAAAATTCGTGAGTATTGACCGGCTCTATAGCCGGCGCCAAGGTGCCCACTTTTGAGAGACGACCTGGCGCCATGACCACGTCAAGAATCTGACAacgctgaccccagtccAACAggacctcctctcctcccacccccctCCTGAGAACCTCCACATCCTCCCGACAACGCGTGACAAGGACACTGGCCTTGCCCTCTCCAGCCGCAACTCATACCTCTCCGAGCCGGAACTCAAGGTGGCTCCCGTCTTACAGCGGGCATTAAAAGCGGCCAGCAGCGCATGGGACAACTGTGCGAGTGGCTCGACCATGATCGAGGTCGCGAATCGCGTGGTTGCCGAGGAACAGGAGCGTATCCGCAacgagggggaggacgtcgtcctcacgCCCGACTACTTTGAGGTGTTTGACCGGCAGACGTTTGCACCGTTCCGCGGGACGCCGActggcgaggacaagctcgtcatTTCGGGCGCGTTGCGGGTTGGCAAGACGCGTCTGATTGAtaacctcctccttgggtgggatgccgaggcgctggaCGTGTCGAACGATGTCTAATGGGATAGAATGTACAACTGTACAAGCTTATGGAACTGCTGAACCTTGGGCAAAGGCTGACGACATGAGGCAGCCAGATGAATGAGCGTGGCTGGTAGACAGAGTTGCGGCTCAGGGGTACTGTAGCAGGCACACCCTGACGTGAGTCATTTCTTTGGGCAGTTTAATCTTGCACTGAAGCATTGCATTCGCTTAGACATGATTATAGCAGATGACAGCCAACAGCTTTTGACAGTACCTGTGCAAGAATGCTCAACAAGGCCACGTATCGCGCGTCCATGTACTTTTCTTCACACTCCGTTACGCCACAATGCCATGGGTGGTCTTCTCCTCCGGGACCGTGCCCGAGCCCTGGGTAgccgagtccgagtcgtgGTGGGCCTTGGTCTCGTGAGCGTCAGTGCTGGCGATGCGCTCCGCGCGGCGGGTCTCGAGACGCTTAGCCGCTGACGACTTGAAGCGGCCACCGAATGTGACGCGCCCCTCAGTCCACTTGTAGTAGATAAGAGCGCCCATGACTGCGATCCAGTAGAAGCAGTATCCGAGGACTGTGCCGAGCGATGCCGTGTTGTTCCATCCAAAGAGGGCGTTGAAGATTTGCCAGCCTCCGTTGGTGGTTGGCGAGCCGGTCTCGGGGTTACCAAACGGTAGGTGCCACACGTTATTGTGGACGTTGTATGATCCCGGTCCGTCGCCAgtctcggcgacgtcgcctcCAACAGCCTTGGCAAACTTGTAATACTCGAAGAAACCGATTGCCTTTGAAAAGAGACCGGCGCCAAtcaggaagaggaaggcggTCGAGAAGATTAGGAACCAGTGGAGAGTCGTGCTCGAACCCGTCTTGTAGATGATGTATCCGACGATAGCACCTGCAATGAGACCAACGACGACGGGAAGAGGGATCGAAGTGCCCGGAATACCGAGAGAGACACCGCCGACGAAGATGACGGCTTCGAGACCTTCACGGAGGACAGTGACGAAAGGGAGGAGGAAAAGAGCCCACTTGGCCGTGAAACTCGGCTTTTGGTATTCTGGtccctcgcccgcctcggcgagcatgCGTGCCGACTTGTCTTCAAAGGCGGCGGCCAACTTGTAGCGCCACTTGATGCGGGAACGGTCCATCTTGAGGAACGCAATGCCCATGACGAAGATGAGGATCGCCGCGATGAGCGAGAAGATGCCCTCCCAAAGCTGCTCGGATTTTGCCCACAGGTCGTTTAGCTTGATGTAGAactggtgtgagctggtTCTTTAAGGAAATGTAAAACTTACGACAGCAATGAAAGCGGCACCGATGGAGAGGGCGATGAAGAAACCGGCAAAAGTGCCTGCCCAAATCTGGTAGCGCATACGCTTGAGAATCCTCTTGACTTTCTCATTGTGTGGTCCGTCATCTGGTCCGACAGCTTGGTCGACACGCTCGTTGGGCGACAAGCGACCAGATTGCATCAACTGCTCAACAAAAGAGAGTAGGACCGAGATGATGATCGATGCCTCGATCATCTCACCTGTCCGTTAGAGTCGAGCAAGCAAAGTAACTCACGGAAGAcgatgaagaagatggGCACATCGAACACGTTGTTGGCCATCTTGGCTGTGTTTGCTCTTTTGGGTGGGTTGGTTGGGTTGGAGGGGTTGGCAGAGCCTAGTCTTCAAGCTTCAAGCAACGAGCAACGAGCAACGAGCAACAAGGCAAGTAAAGTGGACTTTGGAGCGGCCTTTTTGATGCTTTAAGGAAGAAGCGAGCGCTTGAGGCCATTATCGGACAGGTATTTTGGCCAGATTCCTCAGGGTAAGTTGAGCCAAGTCAAGCGATATTCTATTTTCATGCCATGTTGGGACTGGCTGATAACTTGGCGCGGCCGACGATGAATATTCTTAGTGGTTGGCTCAATGACGACGGGGTATGGTGATCAAAAGCTCAACGGCCAAAGTGGAACATTTCTCGCGTGGCATAGGATTGTTGCCTACACCTTGTACACCTTTGGCCCTGGCATACTGTTAAGAACATGGCAGGGTCGGTCATCGTCTCCAGACCAATGGTCACTCGTGTAGCTGTTGGAGAAGCAATCAGCTTGACAGCATAGCCGCTACCTCCTCACTGCCGTACGTGTTTTACCCTGTACATGTGGTCGCACAATCGATCACGGTCGGGTGGGAGCAGCTGACGAACCCCTCAGCCTATCAATAAACGG
Above is a genomic segment from Cutaneotrichosporon cavernicola HIS019 DNA, chromosome: 1 containing:
- the FTR1 gene encoding uncharacterized protein (to TIGR gene model, INSD accession), with amino-acid sequence MANNVFDVPIFFIVFREMIEASIIISVLLSFVEQLMQSGRLSPNERVDQAVGPDDGPHNEKVKRILKRMRYQIWAGTFAGFFIALSIGAAFIAVFYIKLNDLWAKSEQLWEGIFSLIAAILIFVMGIAFLKMDRSRIKWRYKLAAAFEDKSARMLAEAGEGPEYQKPSFTAKWALFLLPFVTVLREGLEAVIFVGGVSLGIPGTSIPLPVVVGLIAGAIVGYIIYKTGSSTTLHWFLIFSTAFLFLIGAGLFSKAIGFFEYYKFAKAVGGDVAETGDGPGSYNVHNNVWHLPFGNPETGSPTTNGGWQIFNALFGWNNTASLGTVLGYCFYWIAVMGALIYYKWTEGRVTFGGRFKSSAAKRLETRRAERIASTDAHETKAHHDSDSATQGSGTVPEEKTTHGIVA
- the pan6 gene encoding uncharacterized protein (Pantoate-beta-alanine ligase), producing MFALAQRGARAHAPPLARGFNSARNHIPVIRSLGQMRRWRAQARSLGLEVGLIPTMGALHDGHLNLVRASVNRHPLTVMSLFVNPTQFAPHEDLNAYPRTFESDMDKLRGLLRQGPAAVIHGLGISEYDRRLPKQNPGPPQGESPLVVFAPTVDTMYPLRGELQNLTEHKGATIHVKGWGDVMEGASRPQFFTGVSTVCTKLFNAVEPDHAYFGQKDIQQALLLKILQQDLLSSHPPPENLHILPTTRDKDTGLALSSRNSYLSEPELKVAPVLQRALKAASSAWDNCASGSTMIEVANRVVAEEQERIRNEGEDVVLTPDYFEVFDRQTFAPFRGTPTGEDKLVISGALRVGKTRLIDNLLLGWDAEALDVSNDV